In Paraburkholderia phenazinium, the following are encoded in one genomic region:
- a CDS encoding ABC-F family ATPase produces MLSTANITMQFGPKPLFENISVKFGGGNRYGLIGANGCGKSTFMKILGSDLEPSSGNVMLEPNVRLGKLRQDQFAYEDVRVLDVVMMGHTEMWNAMTERDAIYANPDATDDDYMHAAELEAKFAEYDGYTAEARAGELLLGIGIAIEDHNGPMSNVAPGWKLRVLLAQALFSKPDVLLLDEPTNNLDINSIRWLEDMLNQYNSTMIIISHDRHFLNQVCTHMADMDYGTLKVYPGNYDDYMLASTQARERQQNANAKAKERVADLQDFVRRFSANKSKARQATSRLKMIDKIKIEEFKPSSRQNPFIRFEYEKKLHNIAVVADTITKKYERTIFSNFSISVQPGERIAIIGQNGAGKTTLLRSLQGGVKTDHGTVKWAENANVGYMPQDTYEEFPDDVTLMDWIDGYRQEGDDEQMVRGTLGRLLFNADDIRKSVKVLSGGEKGRMIWGKLMLGRHNVLLMDEPTNHMDMESIESLQIALDKYEGTLIFVSHDREFVSGLANRIIEVRTDGTLYDFGGNYEDFLASQGVQ; encoded by the coding sequence GTGCTGTCTACCGCAAATATCACCATGCAATTCGGGCCCAAGCCCCTCTTCGAGAACATCTCGGTCAAATTCGGGGGAGGGAACCGCTATGGCCTGATTGGTGCGAATGGCTGCGGCAAATCCACTTTCATGAAGATTCTGGGCAGCGATCTGGAACCGAGCTCCGGCAACGTGATGCTCGAACCGAACGTGCGCCTGGGCAAGTTGCGCCAGGACCAGTTCGCGTATGAAGACGTGCGCGTGCTCGACGTCGTGATGATGGGTCACACTGAAATGTGGAACGCCATGACCGAGCGCGATGCGATCTACGCGAACCCGGACGCGACCGACGACGACTACATGCACGCCGCCGAACTCGAAGCGAAGTTCGCCGAGTACGACGGCTACACGGCCGAAGCGCGTGCCGGCGAACTGCTGCTCGGCATCGGCATTGCCATCGAAGACCACAACGGCCCGATGAGCAACGTGGCGCCGGGCTGGAAGCTGCGCGTGCTGCTTGCGCAGGCGCTGTTCTCGAAGCCGGACGTGCTGCTGCTGGACGAGCCGACCAACAACCTGGACATCAACTCGATCCGTTGGCTGGAAGACATGCTCAACCAGTACAACTCGACGATGATCATCATTTCGCACGATCGACACTTCCTGAACCAGGTCTGCACGCACATGGCGGACATGGACTACGGCACGCTGAAGGTCTATCCGGGCAACTACGACGACTACATGCTGGCCAGCACGCAAGCGCGTGAGCGCCAGCAGAACGCCAACGCCAAGGCGAAGGAACGCGTCGCCGACCTGCAGGACTTCGTGCGCCGCTTCTCGGCCAACAAGTCGAAGGCGCGTCAGGCTACCAGCCGTCTGAAGATGATCGACAAGATCAAGATCGAGGAATTCAAGCCTTCGTCGCGGCAGAACCCGTTCATCCGCTTCGAGTACGAGAAGAAGCTGCACAACATCGCGGTGGTGGCCGACACCATCACGAAGAAGTACGAGCGCACGATTTTCAGCAACTTCAGCATCAGCGTGCAGCCGGGCGAGCGCATCGCCATCATCGGCCAGAACGGCGCCGGCAAGACCACGCTGCTGCGTTCGCTGCAAGGCGGCGTGAAGACGGACCACGGCACGGTCAAGTGGGCGGAGAACGCGAATGTCGGCTACATGCCGCAGGACACGTACGAAGAGTTTCCGGACGACGTCACGTTGATGGACTGGATTGACGGCTACCGTCAGGAAGGCGACGACGAGCAGATGGTGCGCGGCACGCTGGGCCGTCTGCTGTTCAATGCGGACGATATCCGCAAGTCGGTGAAGGTGCTCTCCGGCGGCGAGAAGGGCCGCATGATCTGGGGCAAGCTGATGCTGGGCCGCCACAACGTGCTGCTGATGGACGAGCCGACCAACCACATGGACATGGAATCGATCGAGTCGCTGCAGATCGCGCTCGACAAGTACGAGGGCACACTGATCTTCGTGTCGCACGACCGGGAGTTTGTGAGCGGGTTGGCGAACCGGATTATTGAAGTGCGCACGGATGGTACGCTGTATGACTTCGGCGGTAACTACGAGGACTTCCTGGCGAGCCAGGGTGTGCAGTAA
- a CDS encoding BMP family ABC transporter substrate-binding protein has translation MKRRNLLTAAALGAVSLGLGVTLSQTAQAADVPGVAFVYLGNPGDAGWTYAHDQGSKEAEAKFGSKIKITRIENVPESADSERVFRDLANKGNKIIIGSSFGYQDFELKVAKDFPDTVFLHATGYKKAPNFGTYDVRMYQGAYLAGVAAGYVTKTNTLGFVASVPIPEVIRNINAYTLGARSVNPKIHTKVIWINSWFDPGKEKQAAETLIGQGADVLLQNTDSSATLATASEKHVHAFGWDSDMKKFGPDAHLGSVVGNWGVYYTAVIQQVLDGKWKNDPVWWGIPQKAVGLDDLNTSAIPANALKDVEAKREQIAGGKWDVFTGPIKDQAGEVKVPAGKSLTDPELQRINWYVEGVDGALPK, from the coding sequence ATGAAGAGAAGAAATCTGCTGACCGCTGCGGCGCTGGGAGCCGTTTCGCTCGGCCTTGGCGTAACGCTGTCGCAAACCGCGCAGGCTGCAGATGTGCCGGGCGTGGCGTTTGTCTACCTCGGCAACCCGGGGGACGCCGGCTGGACCTACGCGCACGACCAGGGTTCGAAGGAAGCCGAAGCGAAGTTCGGCAGCAAGATCAAGATCACGCGGATCGAGAACGTGCCGGAGTCGGCCGACTCGGAACGCGTCTTCCGCGATCTCGCCAACAAGGGCAACAAGATCATCATCGGCTCGAGCTTCGGCTACCAGGATTTCGAACTGAAGGTCGCGAAGGACTTCCCGGACACGGTATTCCTGCACGCAACCGGCTACAAGAAGGCGCCGAACTTCGGCACCTATGACGTGCGGATGTATCAGGGCGCGTATCTCGCCGGCGTCGCCGCAGGCTACGTGACGAAGACCAACACGCTGGGCTTTGTCGCTTCGGTGCCGATTCCCGAAGTGATCCGCAACATCAACGCGTACACGCTCGGCGCGCGCTCGGTGAATCCGAAGATCCACACCAAGGTCATCTGGATCAACAGCTGGTTCGATCCGGGCAAGGAAAAGCAGGCGGCCGAAACGCTGATCGGCCAGGGCGCCGACGTGCTGCTGCAGAACACCGATTCAAGCGCGACCCTGGCGACGGCTTCGGAAAAGCACGTGCATGCGTTCGGCTGGGATTCGGACATGAAGAAGTTCGGTCCTGATGCGCATCTGGGCTCGGTGGTGGGCAACTGGGGCGTCTATTACACCGCGGTGATCCAGCAGGTGCTGGACGGCAAGTGGAAGAACGACCCGGTGTGGTGGGGCATTCCGCAGAAGGCCGTCGGCCTGGACGACCTGAATACATCGGCGATTCCGGCCAATGCGCTGAAGGATGTCGAGGCGAAGCGCGAGCAGATCGCGGGCGGCAAGTGGGACGTGTTCACCGGTCCGATCAAGGATCAGGCGGGTGAGGTGAAGGTGCCGGCCGGCAAGTCGCTGACCGATCCGGAACTGCAGCGTATCAACTGGTATGTGGAGGGGGTGGACGGCGCATTGCCGAAGTGA
- the cyoB gene encoding cytochrome o ubiquinol oxidase subunit I yields MFGKLTLSAIPFDQPIIMGAAALMAVLVLAALGALTWFGKWKWLWSEWLTSVDHKKIGVMYIVVAVLMLLRGFADAVMMRLQLALAFHSPGYLPPHHYDQIFTAHGVIMIFFMAMALMVGLFNLVVPLQIGARDVAFPFLNSLSFWMTAISAILINLSLVIGEFAQVGWLAYPPLSELQFSPGVGVDYYIWSLQLSGVGTLITAINFFVTIIRMRAPGMSLMKMPVFTWTALCSNILIMATFPILTVTLALLGLDRYLGMHFFTNDGGGNAMMYLNLIWAWGHPEVYILVLPAFGIYSEVIATFAKKPLFGYRTMVYATCVITVLAFLVWLHHFFTMGSGADVNAFFGIMTMVIAIPTGVKIFNWLFTIYRGRVEFTTPVLWTIGFMITFTIGGMTGVMMAIPGADFVLHNSLFLIAHFHNAIIGGVVFGYLAGVHYWFPKVFGIKLNEKLGKAAFWLWFVGFYVSFMPLYVLGFMGMTRRLNHYDNPAWHPWLIFAACGVVFIALGVVCQVLQVIVSVRNRQLPEYRDVNGDPWDGRTLEWATSSPPPVYNFATIPVVHELDAFTHMKETAQGLGKETVYSDIHMPSNTSAGFFIGIFSLLVGFAGVWHITWLAVAALVAIMATVIGRSFGDNSGYFIPAETVRRIEENNGRASQAKRGDVFAAAEVN; encoded by the coding sequence ATGTTCGGAAAACTGACACTTTCGGCGATTCCGTTCGATCAGCCCATCATCATGGGCGCGGCCGCCTTGATGGCTGTGCTCGTCCTCGCTGCGCTGGGCGCGCTGACCTGGTTCGGCAAGTGGAAATGGCTGTGGAGCGAATGGCTCACCAGCGTCGATCACAAGAAGATCGGCGTGATGTACATCGTGGTGGCCGTCCTGATGCTGCTGCGCGGCTTTGCCGATGCGGTCATGATGCGTCTGCAACTGGCGCTGGCCTTTCATTCGCCGGGCTATCTGCCGCCGCATCACTACGACCAGATCTTTACGGCGCACGGCGTCATCATGATCTTCTTCATGGCGATGGCGTTGATGGTCGGCCTGTTCAACCTCGTCGTGCCGCTGCAGATCGGCGCACGCGACGTGGCGTTCCCGTTCCTGAACTCGCTCTCGTTCTGGATGACCGCGATCAGCGCGATCCTGATCAACCTGTCGCTCGTGATCGGTGAATTTGCGCAGGTTGGCTGGCTTGCGTATCCGCCGCTGTCGGAGCTGCAGTTCAGTCCGGGCGTGGGAGTCGACTACTACATCTGGAGCCTGCAGTTGTCGGGCGTCGGCACGCTGATCACCGCCATCAACTTCTTCGTCACCATTATCCGGATGCGCGCACCGGGCATGTCGCTGATGAAGATGCCGGTGTTCACGTGGACGGCGCTGTGCTCGAACATCCTGATCATGGCGACGTTTCCGATTCTCACGGTGACGCTCGCGCTGCTCGGCCTCGACCGCTACCTCGGCATGCACTTCTTTACGAACGACGGCGGCGGCAACGCCATGATGTACCTGAACCTGATCTGGGCATGGGGTCACCCCGAGGTCTACATTCTGGTTCTGCCTGCGTTCGGCATCTATTCGGAAGTGATCGCCACGTTCGCGAAGAAGCCGCTGTTCGGCTACCGCACAATGGTGTACGCAACCTGCGTGATCACAGTGCTGGCGTTCCTCGTCTGGCTGCATCACTTCTTCACGATGGGTTCCGGCGCGGACGTCAATGCGTTCTTCGGCATTATGACCATGGTCATCGCCATTCCGACCGGCGTAAAGATATTCAACTGGCTGTTCACGATCTATCGTGGGCGCGTCGAATTCACCACTCCGGTACTGTGGACGATCGGCTTCATGATCACGTTCACGATCGGCGGCATGACCGGCGTGATGATGGCGATTCCCGGCGCGGACTTCGTGCTGCATAACAGCCTGTTCCTGATCGCCCACTTCCATAACGCCATCATCGGCGGTGTGGTGTTCGGGTATCTGGCCGGCGTTCACTACTGGTTCCCAAAGGTCTTCGGCATCAAGCTGAACGAGAAACTCGGCAAGGCCGCATTCTGGCTCTGGTTCGTCGGCTTTTACGTGTCGTTCATGCCGCTCTATGTGCTCGGCTTCATGGGCATGACGCGACGCCTGAACCACTATGACAACCCGGCATGGCATCCGTGGCTGATCTTCGCTGCATGCGGCGTGGTGTTCATCGCGCTTGGCGTGGTCTGCCAGGTGCTGCAGGTGATTGTCAGCGTGCGCAATCGTCAACTGCCCGAGTATCGCGACGTCAACGGCGACCCGTGGGACGGTCGGACGCTCGAATGGGCCACGTCGTCGCCGCCACCGGTCTACAACTTCGCGACCATCCCGGTGGTGCATGAGCTCGACGCGTTCACGCACATGAAGGAAACGGCGCAAGGCCTCGGCAAGGAGACGGTGTACAGCGACATTCATATGCCGTCGAACACCAGCGCAGGTTTCTTTATCGGCATCTTTAGCCTGTTGGTGGGTTTTGCCGGGGTCTGGCATATCACATGGCTCGCAGTGGCGGCGCTCGTCGCCATCATGGCGACGGTGATCGGCCGCAGCTTCGGCGACAACAGCGGCTATTTCATCCCCGCCGAAACGGTGCGCCGGATCGAAGAGAACAACGGCCGGGCAAGTCAAGCGAAACGGGGCGACGTGTTCGCCGCTGCGGAGGTCAACTGA
- a CDS encoding dodecin, which translates to MKDHVYKQIELTGSSAKSSDDAIRTAIEKASKTLRNLHWFEVTETRGQIEDDKVVHWQVTIKVGLRIE; encoded by the coding sequence ATGAAAGACCACGTCTACAAGCAGATCGAGTTGACCGGCTCATCGGCCAAGTCGAGCGACGATGCGATCCGCACCGCGATCGAAAAGGCGTCCAAGACGCTGCGCAATCTGCATTGGTTCGAAGTGACGGAAACGCGGGGCCAGATCGAAGACGACAAGGTCGTGCATTGGCAGGTGACCATCAAGGTCGGTCTGCGGATCGAGTAA
- the cyoC gene encoding cytochrome o ubiquinol oxidase subunit III, whose protein sequence is MSNSTHIAALGERHSEHVPSHSVFGFWLYLMTDCVLFASLFAVFAVMAHQFAGGPSGKDLFDIPGVALETAVLLLSSITYGFAMLGAHKRKSGVVLSWLAITFVLGLAFLWFEMQEFSHLIAEGAGPSRSAFLSSFFTLVGTHGLHVTVGLIWMVVLAVQIVIKPEMSEREITRLACLSLFWHFLDIVWICVFTFVYLGSVL, encoded by the coding sequence ATGTCAAACAGCACTCATATCGCCGCATTAGGCGAGCGGCACAGCGAACACGTACCGTCTCACTCGGTGTTCGGCTTCTGGCTTTATCTGATGACCGACTGCGTGCTGTTTGCGTCGCTATTCGCGGTGTTCGCCGTGATGGCGCATCAGTTCGCGGGCGGCCCGTCGGGCAAGGACCTGTTCGACATTCCCGGTGTCGCGCTGGAGACGGCCGTGCTGCTGCTGAGCAGTATCACCTACGGCTTTGCCATGCTCGGCGCGCATAAGCGCAAGTCGGGCGTCGTGCTGAGCTGGCTGGCCATTACGTTCGTGCTGGGCCTCGCGTTTCTCTGGTTCGAAATGCAGGAGTTTTCGCACCTGATCGCCGAAGGCGCCGGGCCGAGCCGCAGCGCGTTCCTCTCGTCGTTCTTCACGCTGGTCGGCACGCACGGCTTGCATGTAACGGTGGGACTCATCTGGATGGTCGTACTGGCCGTGCAGATCGTGATCAAGCCCGAAATGTCGGAGCGCGAGATTACACGCCTCGCGTGCCTGAGTCTCTTCTGGCACTTTCTGGATATCGTGTGGATCTGCGTGTTTACGTTTGTCTATCTTGGGAGCGTGCTCTAA
- the cyoA gene encoding ubiquinol oxidase subunit II — protein sequence MNEGVLNNRVWIPAAAVLAACLSGCSKLDVLDPKGSIGVAEKSLIGTATFTMLIVVVPVILMTLWFAWRYRASNRHATYAPKWAHSTAIEVVIWTVPSIIILCLGVLTWKTTHELDPYKPIQSAVKPINVEVVALDWKWLFIYPDLGIASVNQLAFPVGTPVNFLITSDSVMNSFFIPQLGSQIYAMAGMQTQLHLVADEAGDYAGVSANFSGKGFSDMKFRALATNPEQFNAWVDKVKASSGRLDMNAYNTVAQPSEKEPVRYFSSVDPKLFHNIIAKYNNGNVLDLQNSNCGTKG from the coding sequence ATGAACGAGGGAGTCCTCAACAACAGGGTATGGATACCCGCCGCGGCCGTGCTGGCTGCGTGTCTCTCAGGGTGTAGCAAGCTCGACGTGCTCGACCCGAAAGGGAGCATCGGCGTAGCCGAGAAGTCGCTGATCGGCACCGCGACGTTCACGATGCTCATCGTCGTCGTCCCGGTCATTCTGATGACGCTGTGGTTTGCCTGGCGCTATCGCGCCAGCAACCGTCACGCGACGTACGCGCCGAAATGGGCGCACTCCACGGCGATCGAAGTGGTGATCTGGACGGTCCCGTCCATCATCATCCTGTGTCTCGGGGTGCTGACATGGAAGACCACGCACGAGCTCGATCCGTACAAGCCCATCCAGTCGGCCGTCAAGCCCATCAATGTGGAAGTGGTGGCGCTCGACTGGAAGTGGCTCTTCATTTACCCGGATCTCGGCATCGCGTCGGTCAATCAACTGGCTTTCCCGGTGGGGACGCCTGTTAATTTCCTGATCACGTCGGACTCGGTCATGAACTCGTTTTTCATCCCGCAACTGGGTAGCCAGATCTACGCCATGGCGGGCATGCAAACGCAGTTGCACCTCGTGGCGGACGAAGCAGGCGACTACGCCGGCGTCTCGGCCAACTTCAGCGGCAAGGGTTTTTCGGACATGAAGTTCCGCGCGCTCGCCACCAACCCCGAGCAGTTCAACGCGTGGGTGGACAAGGTCAAGGCGTCGTCCGGCCGGCTCGACATGAACGCATACAACACCGTGGCGCAGCCGAGCGAGAAGGAGCCGGTGCGCTACTTCTCGTCGGTCGATCCGAAGCTGTTCCACAACATCATTGCAAAGTACAACAACGGCAATGTTCTCGATTTGCAGAACAGCAATTGCGGTACGAAGGGGTAA
- the cyoD gene encoding cytochrome o ubiquinol oxidase subunit IV encodes MAHTQSLHEEEAHGSAFGYVAGFVLAVLLTAAAFGLVMGGMLPAQSAMAVLAVLAFVQIVVHLVFFLHLNTSSGQRWNVMALCYTAVAAIVLIGGTMWVMHNVSMNMMSR; translated from the coding sequence ATGGCTCATACGCAATCGCTTCATGAAGAAGAGGCGCACGGCAGCGCGTTCGGCTATGTCGCCGGTTTTGTCCTCGCTGTGTTGCTGACGGCCGCGGCGTTTGGGCTGGTGATGGGCGGCATGCTGCCCGCGCAGTCAGCCATGGCGGTGCTGGCTGTGCTGGCGTTCGTGCAGATCGTCGTGCATCTGGTGTTCTTCCTGCACCTGAATACGTCGTCCGGTCAGCGCTGGAACGTGATGGCGCTATGTTATACGGCGGTGGCCGCGATCGTTCTGATCGGCGGCACGATGTGGGTCATGCATAACGTCAGCATGAACATGATGTCGCGGTAA